The genomic stretch TTCAAGTCTCCCTAATGCCTTCGCTTAAACAAATCAAACGCCGCATCACCGGCGTCAAGAGCACCGCCCAAATCACCCGCGCGATGAAGATGGTCGCCGCGGCGAAGTTGAAGCGCACCCAGACCAATATGGAGCGCTCGCGGCCCTATTCGCGGCGGCTCTCGGAATTGATCGCTGCGCTGGCTGCGCATACCGACGCGTCGCTCCATCCGCTCCTCGCGGTCCGTCCGCCCGAGCGGGTCGGAGTCGTTGCCGTTACGTCCGATCGCGGCCTCTGCGGATCGTTCAATGCCAACATCTGTCGCCGAACCCAGCGCGTCCTGAGGGAGCACGAGTCGGCAACGGTGGAACTCTTCACCATCGGGCGCAAGGGCTACGACTTCTTTCGCAAGCGCGGAGTAAGGATACACAAGCACTTTCCGGGGGTCTTCCACGAACTGGAGTTCTCCCAGGCGGCAGCCATCGGTGCCGGCATCGTCGATCTCTATACCAGCGGCGACTTTGACCGTATCTATTTGGTCTATAACGAGTTCAAGAACGCCATCCAGCAGCGGATCATCGCCGAGCAATTGTTGCCCGTCGATACCTCCGGCATCCTGCACACTGCCCGCTCGACCGAGTTCGTTTATGAGCCTTCGCCTGAAGCGGTGCTGGATAAGTTGCTTCCGCTATTCGTCAACATTAAGATCTGGCACGTGTTGCTTGAGTCGTATGCTGCTGAGCAGGGTGCCCGGATGTCGGCAATGGAGAATGCTACCGACAACGCAACCGAATTGCTCTCCGACCTCTCGCTGCAATACAACAAAGCGCGTCAAGCGGCTATCACCAAGGAATTGCTCGAAATCGTCGGCGGCGCTGAGGGATTGAAGTAAGCAGCGCAGTCGGACGTTAGTAGCCCTAATCAACCTTAACCGGATGTCATATGTGTGCTCCTAAAAGGATGCGGACGATACTTAACCTCATCATCGGTGTGGGTCTGCTGGTCGGATGCGGAGGGTGGGGAGGCTACAAGCACAAGAGTGAGAAGTTTAGTTCGCTCAGAGTCACCTTCCCCGACAAATGGGAGGTATGGGACCGCTCGGACGACACCCGGGATTTCCTCGTCGCGACGATGGACGGCGTGCCTGATGCACAGATCACCATCATTGCCGATCCAGCGGCGCCTGATTTACATCCGACCGAGCTTTACCCGACTTTTGAGACCGGCGGCAGCGACCGTCAGGATCTCCCGGAGTTCTCGGTTGAAGAAAAGGGCACCGTCTCCGTTGCCAATGCCGAAGGTCGTTTCATCAAGGTCGAATGGCTCGGCGAAAAGAGCCGTATGAAGGGTTATCGAGCCCTCTTCGTAGGTCATCGATTTGTGCTCAATGTGCGCATTGCACTGTCCGTGGACGACTTCACCGTGCATGAACTGGAAATCATGCGGATGATGAAGAATATCGAAATCTGATGACCGCTTCGCAGCCGGTCACAAAATTCAGCACTCTACACTCTACACCTTACCAATGTCTGCAACCGGAACCGTTCGTCAGATCATCGGCGTCGTCGTGGACGTCGCCTTTCCCGAGGGAGACCTTCCGCCTCTCTACAACGCACTCACCATCGACCGCGGCGACAAGGGGTCGCTGGTGCTTGAAGTTCAGCAACATCTGGGTGACCGGATGGTGCGCACAATCGCCATGGACGCCACCGATGGACTGCAGCGCGGCTCGCTCGTCGTCGATTCGGGCAGCCCGATTACCATCCCGGTCGGACCTGGCACCCTGGGCCGACTGATCAACGTAACCGGCGAGCCGATCGACGGCCTCGGACCGATCGCGACCGACATCCGCTATCCGATCCACCGCACTCCACCGCCGCTGGTCGATCTCGACACCGCCAGCGACATCCTCGAAACCGGCATCAAGGTGATCGACCTCATCCAGCCCTTCGCTCGCGGTGGTAAGATCGGCCTCTTCGGCGGCGCCGGAACCGGCAAGACGGTCATCGTGATGGAGTTGATCAACAACATTGCCAAACAGCATGGCGGCATCTCGGTCTTTGCTGGGGTCGGAGAGCGGACCCGCGAAGGCCACGACCTGCTGCGCGAAATGATCGAATCAAACGTTGTCGCCTATGGTGACAAATTCGACATCAAGTCCTTCGACCTTGCGACCGTCGATCACGCCGCGCTCAAGAACTCACGCGTTGCAATGTCGTTCGGCCAGATGAACGAACCCCCCGGCTGCCGCGCTCGCGTCGGCTTGACGGGAGTAACTCTCGCTGAGTACTTCCGCGATGTCGAGGGGCGCGATGTGCTCTTCTTCGTCGATAACATCTTCCGGTTTACCCAGGCCGGCTCGGAGGTCTCTGCGCTCCTTGGGCGGATGCCCTCAGCGGTCGGTTACCAGCCGACGCTGGCGACCGAGATGGGTGCTCTTCAAGAGCGGATCACTTCGACCAAGAAGGGTTCGATAACTTCGGTGCAGGCGATCTACGTTCCTGCCGACGACCTGACCGACCCGGCACCGGCGACGACCTTTTCGCATCTCGATGCGACGACGGTGCTCTCCCGAAAGATCGTCGAAATGGGCATCTACCCGGCCATCGACCCGCTTGACTCATCGTCGAGGATTATGGATCCGGCAGTCGTAGGCGCCGAGCATTACGGCGTCGCCAAGCGCGTCCAACAGATCCTGCAACGTTATAAGGACTTGCAGGATATCATCGCCATTCTGGGAATGGATGAACTATCCGATGAAGATAAGTTGACTGTCGAAAGAGCGCGGCGGATTCAAAAGTTCCTCTCCCAGCCGTTTCATGTCGCCGAGGCCTTTACCGGTCGGCCAGGTGTCTATGTTCCCATCAAGGAGACCGTGCGCGGCTTCCGGATGATCATCGACGGCGAACTCGACGACGTGCCCGAGCAGGATTTCTATATGGCCGGTACCATCGACGAGGTCCAAAAGCGTTGGGAGGAGCGGCGTAAAGTTGCCTGAGGCTGCAACAACCACCGTCGGCACGATTCATGTGACCCTCGTCACTCCTTTCGGCACCCAGCAGGAATACGATATTCGTCATCTTCGGGCGCCGGGAGTCGAGGGCGAGTTTGGTGTCCTGCCGGGACACATTCCCTTCCTGACACCGCTGCGCATCGGCGCATTACACCTCGATAGCGATGACGGACGGCGCACCTGGGCGGTATCGGGAGGCTACTTTGAGATCATCGACGACCGCGCAGTGATCCTGGCCGAGACAGCCGAGCCAGCCGATTCAATCGACCTTGAGCGCGCGGAAGCCGCGCGCCGCCGGGCGCTTGAGCGGCTGCAACTTGCAGCAGAAGGTGTCGATAATGAGCGGGCTCGGGCATCTCTTGCCCGTGCAGTCAACCGGCTCGGAGTCGGTCGAGGCTCATGACCTTTGATAGGTCTCCACTCACTCCTTGACGCTGCCTGTCATCCGTTGACAGCGGGCTTGCTATGCTTCCTATGGCTGACTGGAGTTGTGCTTCTTTACGATTTTGCTTGACAATGCGCTGTTTCGTGATTATTATGGTCTGTCCTATGGACCTCACGGCGCTCCAAATTAGCCGTGCCGATCATATTATGGTCCGTTCCAACCCGGAGTGGAATTGTCGATTCGCCGATCGCTGATCGGACTGATTAGCCTTGCCACCCTCGCGATCTCTCTTGCCCCCTTGCGCCTGTCGGCAGCAGAGAGTGGCGAGCCCGACTCGTCCGATGCCCTTTATCGCGCCTATTCCGAATTCTACTTCCTGCGGCGCTGGGTCGAGTCCCGGCATGAGTTGATACTTCGCGAGTCATTCCTCGCCTGGCTCTATCAGAGTGCGGCTGCTGAGGCTGAAGCGCGCGCGGCTCAAAATCCTGCTGCCGTGCTTGAAGCTATGACGCCTCCCGAACTGTCGGGCTGGAGCGAAGACCATTATCTCCCTGAAGAACTCCCCGAGGATGCCCCTCTTAGGATTCGATTCCGGCAGGTTCTCGACTTTGAGCGCGACGAATTCAACCACAAGTATCTCCAGGCTCGTCTGATCAAGGATCGGCTGATCGCATCCGCCAACCCGGTCGAACGGAAGCGAATGTTCCGGCGCGACCTTGAGACAGCCCTGTTGGCTTATCGCGATAACGACTATCGTGCCGCGCTCCTCAGGTTCGATGAGTGTCTCGAAGCCTACGGTTACAGCGATGTCGCCGATGTGGCTTACTATCGCGGTGAGACTTTTCTGGCGTTGAACCTCTACGACCAGGCGTATGCCGATTTCCGCTTCGTCGTGGAGCGAACCGCTGAACCGGGTCTTCGTCGCAAATCCCTTGGGCGCTTAGTATCGCTGGCCGGTGACCGGGGTGATGCCGCCGGCTTGAAGGAGGTGCTCAACCTTTACACCTCCGAGTTCGGCGCTATGTCGGACGCTAACTACTGGCAGACCATAGACGTCGCGGCACGCTACTTTTTCGCTGCCGGGAATTGGACAGCCGCAAGGACGCAATCCCTTTCCATTCCTGACAAGTCGGATCGCTACGCCGCAGCGCAGTTGCGCGCCGCCAATTGTTCTCTCGCTCTTCTCGACCTTGAGGATGCCGAAGAGCGCTTCACCGCGCTATCCAGTCATTCCGGCAAGGATGCAGATGTCAATATCGCTCGCGAGGCGCAGGTCAAGATAGGCATCATCAATTACTTGCGTGGCGATTGCGACATCGCCTTTACGGAATTTACCCGGATCAAAGGCACTGATGAACTGGCCGAGCAGGCCGAGTTGATGAGCGCCTGGGCGCTCTATAAACTGAACGCCCTGAGGCAGGCGCGCGAACTGCTACGCCGGTTCATCGATACCCATCCCGGCAGCCAATACCTTTATGAGGCTCAATGCCTGGACGGCTTCTGCGCCGAACTGATGGGTGAAAACAGCACGGCACTCGAGCACTACCGGCGGGTGATGTCGGCTCTTGACGACCGGCAGGACTTCCACGACTATAACTATGAACTGAAGTCCATTTCCGAGGTTCAAGGCGCCCTCGCCGGCCTTGAGGAAGCCCTGTTTGTAGAGGCTGAGCGCGAGTATTTCGATAGTTACGTGGCACTGCATCGCAAGATGATGCAGTTGACTCAAGGGGTTCGGTTCTCCCGGGCTATAAAGACGACGCCACTCCTAAAGGAAATCATCGCCGAACAGGCTGCCCTGGGTGATCTTTTCAGCCAGCAGGATGCTCTGGAGAGTGCAATCTACGAGACCCAGGACAGTAAACTGCTTGCCGAATACGAGGCGATCGTCAACCGCCTCTATGAAGCCGGCGGCGATCTTGGTTCGGCATCGGCTTTCTATCTAAAGCAACGTTCCTTGATCCAGCGCGAGCAAGATCAGGCGTTTGAAGCATTGATGGCCGACACCCTCGCAGCACGGCTTGAGCGGGAATGGAGCGCATCGCAGGAAACCATAGCACTGCTCAAAGCCGAGCGCGCCCGAGTCGGCGGTGACGATCCCGAAATGGCTATCGACCTGGCTGGTCTTGAGGTCGATCTGACCGCACTGCAGGATCGTATTCTTAGAGTCCGCAGCGATTTGCGAAGGATCGGACAGGATCACGTCGTCAGCCGGCTCGAAGACTGGAGTGATTTCGCCTATCGTCGCTACACTTTCGGCGGCGTCAATTTCGACGACCTCTACGCCCGGCTCGACCGGCTCGAAGCACTTGATACCCATATCCGGACGGCTGGAAAGGTCTTGCAGGATCGCCGGGCGGTCCACCGTGAAGCGGTTCCCCTCGATGAAAACCTTACCCTTGCCAGCGCCCCAGGTGAGGCTCCTTACTTTGCACCCATGGTGCCGCTTTGGGGACTGGAATCGTCTGGTGATGATGCCGCTCCTTCATCCTTGGAAATGGCGCCGCTTGAGGAGGCTGCGCCTGATACCGCCGCTCCCGACACAGGAACGGTGATTCCCGAGCCGGTGGGTGATGCACCAATCGAGACGCAGCCTGCTCCACCATCGGAAACCGAATCGGAAGTCCGTCCTCCAGAGTCTTCGCCCGAGCCTACGCCCGAACCGGATCCTTCGCCCGAGCCTGAGCCAGAGCCTGAGCCTACTCCTGAACCTGAGCCATCGCCCGAGCCTCCATCCGAACCGACTCCCGTGCCGGAGCCAACTCCTGAGCCTGTGCCATCGCCCGAGCCTGAGCCATCGCCCGAGCCTGAGCCTGAACCTGAACCTGAGCCCACTCCGCCCTCAGAACCCGAGAGTGCACCTGAAGAACCTTCGGGAGGTAATTCCAGTGATGCGGAGGGCAATCGATGAGAAATCGCCTCTACGCTCTACCTTTGGCGCTCGTGCTCGCCTTGATGGTCCTTTCAGGTCTGATGCAACTGATCGCGCAGGAACCCGAGGAGAACGAGGATTCACTAAAGGTCGTTCTCGGCCTCGAACAACTTCCTCCTGACGTCCGCGGACGCTGGATAGGCTTGCGCAACCAGGTGGATCCAGAGCGCTATGGCGACCTGCTCGGCGAAGGCGAACTGCTCCTCTGGCAGTTGGGAGAATTGCGCCAGTCGATCGGGATACGGCCACCCACACCCGATATGCCGGCTTATAGCCTATATAGCAGTATCGAAGGCCGGCTGATATCACTTCTCGATAAGATTCAACTCGCCATCGTCCTGAAGATGCCGGACGAGGAGTTGGAAGGACTGCTTGATTATTACCGCAGCGAAAAGGAGAGCCTTGTGGCGGGAGCGCGCTCCGAGCGACAACGCCTGATCGACGAAGGTGTCGCCCTCCTCCGCCAGCATGAGAACGATCCCTACTTCCTGCGTTATCCGCATCGTCGTGCGGCTATAGCAGACCTTTACTTCCGGCTCACCGAACTGATTTACGAGGAGTCTTACGACCGGTTCCTCGATGAGACCGACACCTATATAGCCCAACTCGACTCGCTCTCCAAGGTTAACCCTCAGGCGGTGCAGGGATTGATCCCGCCCAAGCCCGACTATAGCCGGGTATTGGCGATGTATCAGCGCATCGTAGATGAGTTTCCCGCAAGCCAGTTTGCCGACGACGCACTCTACAACCTCGCGGTGTTGTTCGGTGAAAGCGAGCATCAGAGCGACCGGGTCCAAGCCAACCGGCTGCATGAAACTTTGCTTCGAGTCTATCCGGAAAGCGACTATCGGCTCAATTCCCTTCGGCGGATCGGCGAATTCTACTTCAACCCGCCGGTCAACGACCTCGAAAAGTCCGTTGAGATCTACCAACAGATCGCAACCGAGTTCAGCGACACCGAATACCTAAGCGAAGCCTGGTATAAACTCGGTTGGTGCTACTACCGGATGAACGAGATTGAGGCGGCAGTTGAGCACTTTGCCCGTTCGCTTGACGCAGCGCGCTACGATGAGAGCCGTTCCGCCGGATCCGGAGGGATCGACATCGCCACCGAGTCGATCAACTACATCGGCATCTGCTTTGCCATCGATCCCCGGGACTGGAAAGGCGCCGGAATCGGCAATTTGGTCGCCTGGCTCGACACGAATCCCGAACGAAGGACTCGCTACGGCCGCCGGTTGATCGTCCAGTTGGGCGACATCTATCATCTGCAAATTGGTCGCCATGCAGATGCCGTCGAGGCTTATGAGCGGTTCGTCGCATTCTATCCGCTCGATCCACGCACCTGGAAGATCGCTCGCAGTGTCGTAGAAATTTTCCAAAGCGGCGAGATTTACAATCCACAGCGCGCCTACGGCGAGAAGATCAAGTTTTTCCAGACCTTCAGTCCCGATTCTGTCTGGTGGGCCGCGAACGATGATCCAGCCGGGCGTAATGAACTTACTATTCTGCTTGAGAGTTATCTCGATCTGATCCTGCAGGAAACCCTGGCGCTGGCGAGCCAGTCGAACTCACCGGAACTATTTGCCGACTACGAGCGCTTTGCCCGCCAGTATCTCCGCTTTTGGCCGCACGGTCCAAATGCTTATCGAATCCATTACAACCTCGCCTCCTCGCTCGAGAAGAGCCGCGACAAGCGTATGCTGGCTTTGCGCGAATACTGGCAGGTCGTCAACGCCTACACTGACACCTCCAATCGAGCCGTTGCTGCTCAGCGCATAGTCGGCATAGCACAGGATTTGATGAAGGAAGAGCGCGAAGGGACGATTCGCCTCACCGCCCAGGGCACAATTGAACCGGGAGTGGGAGTCGTTGCCGATGCAGCCGTTGACACCTCCGTCGCTCTGCCGATACCGACTCCGTTAATGAATGGAGAAGCGCTCCTTCTCACCTCGTTCGACCTGTTTGTCAGCCTTTATCCGGCATCCCCGCTGGTGCAGCAGATGCTTTATCAGGCCGGGAGCATTCTCTACGACCACAACCGGTTCGCCGATTCGCGCCTCTATCTGGAGCGACTTCTTGCCGAGTTCCCGGACAGTAAGTTTACCGAGGATGCCTACACCTTGCTCCTCGAAAGTCGGTTCCGGATGAATGAGTTTGCCGAGGTCGAGGGGATCGCGGCTCGGATCAAGGACGCAAAGGTCTCGGACAAACTTCGCGAAGCCGCCGGCAAGCGCAAGGCCGAGTCGGTCTTCCTCAACGCATCGAATCTGAAGCAGGGTGAGGATCACTACGCGGCAGCGGCAGAATTCCGACGCGTTGCACTCGAATCACCAGACTTTCAATTCGCCGACCGGTCGCTCTTTCAAGCCGGACTCGAGTTCAACCTGGCCGAAGCCTGGAAAGAGGCTAACGAGGCCTTTCTCTTGCTCGCCGACCGCTATCCCAAGTCGGAGTTTGGCGACAAGTCACTTTACAATGCCGGCTTCAACCTCCAGAGCAATCTGAAACAGCCGGCCCAATCAGCTGCAGTCTTTGAGCGACTAGCCAACGCCTTCCCGCAGTCCGATCTGACCCAGGGTGCGCTCTCCAATGCCAGCGCCAACTTCAATCAGGTGGAGGATCACCGTTCGGCAATCCGGGTCAATGAACTCTACGTTAAACTCTACCCCGCGGCTGAGGATGCAAGCGTCTATCTCTTTGAGAATGCGTCGCACTACCTGAAGCTGGGCGAGGTTGATAAAGCCAACGACATCTATCGCCGCTTTGCCGAGCGTTATCCCGACGATCCGCGCACTGTGCAAGCCTATTTCGAGCGTGGCAAATACCTCCTCGATAAAGGTGACCGCGCCGGTTCCGCCAAGGAATATACCGCCACTGTCGATGCTCATCAGCGACTGGTAGGACGCGATCTTGCCGGTTCACCGCGCTATGCTTCGCAAGCCCTTTCGGCGCTTCTCCTTTGGGAACAGGAAGAGTATGCCAAACTCCGCCTGAATGTCCCTGAGGCGCAGTTCGCCGCTACCAAGGAGCGCAAGAAGCAGTGGCGCAATGCGATGGTCGAGAAGTATCAGCAACTGGCCCGACTTGGTCAGAAGGAAGCCTACCGGGCTTTCTACCAGATGGGACTTCTCGACGAGGACTTCGCTCGCAACACCTACGCCCTCGAGAATCCTCCCGGAAAGACCGATCAAGCCCGACAGGAGGCGCTCGCCAAACTGATTGACGAGTCGATTATCCTGAATCTCGTCGCTGCGCAGACCTACCGCAGCGGATACGACAATCTTACCGGCATTATCCAGCCGCTTGAGCAGGAGCGCGCCAAACGCGGCGTTGAATTCGCTAGTTACAGCGAAATGGTCGCACGCCTGCAGAAGGACGAATCTGCAATTGGGGTTGCCGATTCGCTCTCCAGGATGACCAGTCTCCAACGGGCACTGGTGGAACTCGACTCGGCGCTTATCGAAGCTCAGCGTTGGTCGGACTCCTGCCGATTGAAGATTCCTGAAGTTGTCTTCCGCAATGGCGACTATCTGACTCGCCTCTGGAAGTCGAGTGGCTTCAATGTCCGTTCGACCGACAAGGACGAGGAGGTTCGAATGCTCTTCCGTGAGGAAGCAGTCAAGAACCTGGTCACACCGCTGGCACCGGAAGTGATTGGGCAGTATGCTCAAGCCCTCCTGACGGCACGTGAGGTCGGACTTGCCGAACCCTGGCGCAGCCGGGCCGAGCAAGGTTACGCCGCAACGCTCGATACACTCTTGTCGCAGTATGTCGAGCAAGTTAATCTGGCTCAATCGCGCCTCGATCGCTACATCGGGCAGTATGAGACGATGCTCCCCCGGGGAGGGAACGCCAAGTCTCCCCAAGGCTTCTATCCCGATGAAATGGGTGGCATCATCCTCGATCAGATCGAGTATGTGAATGCCTTCTTGGGTGATTTGCTTGCGGCTTACCGGCTAACGCTCGACACCCTCGCATCGTATCATCTGCCCTATGGCTTCGGCGAACAAGCCAACAATAAGGCACTCGGCTATCTGCTTGAAAAGGCCAATCAGTTTCAACGTTATATAGAAGATGCCCGCCGGCGTCACGAGCAGTATGCCGCGAAGTATGATGAGACGAGCGAGATTCACTGGGACGACGCTGCGGTGGCCTTCGAAGACGCCGCCGGCAATTTCGCAACCTATGAGGCTGCACTGCTCGAGGGGGCGTTCCAGTTGCGTCAGGACTATGCACTTTCGGGTGAGACCGGCATCGAAATCATGCATCGCCTGATTGCCCTCAACCCCGATCGATATGCGGCAATGGCAGGCATTGCGGCGCAGCAAAACGCGATCGTGACCGATGCCCGGTGGAAAATCTGGGCGGAAAGTGTGGACGGCTTCCAGGATGTGCAATTCGACGATGGAGAATGGCTTGCTTCAGTTGAGTCCCGCTTCCCGGGCGGATCGGCATTTGGAATCCTCGACAGCCTGGGTGCGCGTTCAATCTGGTTTAGTCGCGAACGGCCGCTTCCGGTTACCCAGGTAATAGAAGTCCCGGTCGAGACTCCTCCACCGGCGGAAACGCCTGCCCCTGTAGAATCGTCTTCCGACACGACCGGATCCGATTCTATAGCCGGCGAAGCGACCGAAATGGATATGCTCTCACTTGAGGAGTCAGCCGAAAGTGATACTTCGGGTGGATCGGGAGAAGATGCGATGCCTGAGGATACCCTTGCAAGTGCCGGGGAGACGCCTACGACAACGCCGGCCCCTTTCACACCGCCGCCTCCCGAACGTCGCACCATTGAAGTAATTCCCCCCGAGGAAGAGGCGCTATACCGCCTCTGGATGGAGTCCGACAGCGCCGGTGTTCGTCGCTACTGGTTCCGCCGGACTTTCGCGCTCGAAGAGAAACCGACATCGGGCCGAGTCTGGGCTACCGCCGACGACAACTACAGCCTATTCGTCAACGGCACATATGTGTCCGAAGACAAGCCGGACGAGGTTGACTGGCAGATGGTCGATGAGATCAACATCACCGATTACCTGCAGGTTGGACGAAACGTCATTGCCTTCGAGGCTTCGGATGTGGACGCGACGCGCTATGGGCTGCTCGCCGGTCTGATCTACGAGGTCGTCCCGGATCTTCAGAAACAACTTTCTTCGGTCGTAGATCGAGCCCGGCAGGAAGACCTTCGGCGCAAGTCTGAGAGTGCTGCCTGGTTGAGGTTCGCCGGCACACCCAAGACGCCGCAGGCAACCCCCGAAACTGTTGCCATCAGCGTAACTCCAGCACCCGGAGAAGAGCTCTCCACGCCGCCGAGGCCTGCTGTCGAGAAGCCGACTCCGGAACAGTTGCACGACTTTCGCGTCAACATAAGGAACAAGTTGCGCTAATGGACTATTCCAAACATCCGCGACCGTTATTCTGGAGCATAGCCGCAGTTGCGGTGGTGACTTCCTCGCTTCCGGCTCAGCAACCCGCCAGGAGCGGATCCGAAGAGGTCCTAATGCTGGAGGAGATCCGCATCGAAGTCCAGCCTGAGCGTCCTACGGTCGTCATCACCATTCCGCGACAGCGCCCTTCCATCAAGCCGGTAGCGCTGAGCAAGGACATTGAGACCCTGGCGCAAGGTGAAGCGCACCGGGTAAAGCCCCGACTTTCCGATCTGACACCGGCTCAGGTCGAAGATGAGCAAAAGATGCTTGCCAAAGAGCGAACGCCG from Calditrichota bacterium encodes the following:
- the atpG gene encoding ATP synthase F1 subunit gamma, coding for MPSLKQIKRRITGVKSTAQITRAMKMVAAAKLKRTQTNMERSRPYSRRLSELIAALAAHTDASLHPLLAVRPPERVGVVAVTSDRGLCGSFNANICRRTQRVLREHESATVELFTIGRKGYDFFRKRGVRIHKHFPGVFHELEFSQAAAIGAGIVDLYTSGDFDRIYLVYNEFKNAIQQRIIAEQLLPVDTSGILHTARSTEFVYEPSPEAVLDKLLPLFVNIKIWHVLLESYAAEQGARMSAMENATDNATELLSDLSLQYNKARQAAITKELLEIVGGAEGLK
- a CDS encoding F0F1 ATP synthase subunit beta, yielding MSATGTVRQIIGVVVDVAFPEGDLPPLYNALTIDRGDKGSLVLEVQQHLGDRMVRTIAMDATDGLQRGSLVVDSGSPITIPVGPGTLGRLINVTGEPIDGLGPIATDIRYPIHRTPPPLVDLDTASDILETGIKVIDLIQPFARGGKIGLFGGAGTGKTVIVMELINNIAKQHGGISVFAGVGERTREGHDLLREMIESNVVAYGDKFDIKSFDLATVDHAALKNSRVAMSFGQMNEPPGCRARVGLTGVTLAEYFRDVEGRDVLFFVDNIFRFTQAGSEVSALLGRMPSAVGYQPTLATEMGALQERITSTKKGSITSVQAIYVPADDLTDPAPATTFSHLDATTVLSRKIVEMGIYPAIDPLDSSSRIMDPAVVGAEHYGVAKRVQQILQRYKDLQDIIAILGMDELSDEDKLTVERARRIQKFLSQPFHVAEAFTGRPGVYVPIKETVRGFRMIIDGELDDVPEQDFYMAGTIDEVQKRWEERRKVA
- a CDS encoding F0F1 ATP synthase subunit epsilon, giving the protein MHVTLVTPFGTQQEYDIRHLRAPGVEGEFGVLPGHIPFLTPLRIGALHLDSDDGRRTWAVSGGYFEIIDDRAVILAETAEPADSIDLERAEAARRRALERLQLAAEGVDNERARASLARAVNRLGVGRGS
- a CDS encoding tetratricopeptide repeat protein, with the protein product MRNRLYALPLALVLALMVLSGLMQLIAQEPEENEDSLKVVLGLEQLPPDVRGRWIGLRNQVDPERYGDLLGEGELLLWQLGELRQSIGIRPPTPDMPAYSLYSSIEGRLISLLDKIQLAIVLKMPDEELEGLLDYYRSEKESLVAGARSERQRLIDEGVALLRQHENDPYFLRYPHRRAAIADLYFRLTELIYEESYDRFLDETDTYIAQLDSLSKVNPQAVQGLIPPKPDYSRVLAMYQRIVDEFPASQFADDALYNLAVLFGESEHQSDRVQANRLHETLLRVYPESDYRLNSLRRIGEFYFNPPVNDLEKSVEIYQQIATEFSDTEYLSEAWYKLGWCYYRMNEIEAAVEHFARSLDAARYDESRSAGSGGIDIATESINYIGICFAIDPRDWKGAGIGNLVAWLDTNPERRTRYGRRLIVQLGDIYHLQIGRHADAVEAYERFVAFYPLDPRTWKIARSVVEIFQSGEIYNPQRAYGEKIKFFQTFSPDSVWWAANDDPAGRNELTILLESYLDLILQETLALASQSNSPELFADYERFARQYLRFWPHGPNAYRIHYNLASSLEKSRDKRMLALREYWQVVNAYTDTSNRAVAAQRIVGIAQDLMKEEREGTIRLTAQGTIEPGVGVVADAAVDTSVALPIPTPLMNGEALLLTSFDLFVSLYPASPLVQQMLYQAGSILYDHNRFADSRLYLERLLAEFPDSKFTEDAYTLLLESRFRMNEFAEVEGIAARIKDAKVSDKLREAAGKRKAESVFLNASNLKQGEDHYAAAAEFRRVALESPDFQFADRSLFQAGLEFNLAEAWKEANEAFLLLADRYPKSEFGDKSLYNAGFNLQSNLKQPAQSAAVFERLANAFPQSDLTQGALSNASANFNQVEDHRSAIRVNELYVKLYPAAEDASVYLFENASHYLKLGEVDKANDIYRRFAERYPDDPRTVQAYFERGKYLLDKGDRAGSAKEYTATVDAHQRLVGRDLAGSPRYASQALSALLLWEQEEYAKLRLNVPEAQFAATKERKKQWRNAMVEKYQQLARLGQKEAYRAFYQMGLLDEDFARNTYALENPPGKTDQARQEALAKLIDESIILNLVAAQTYRSGYDNLTGIIQPLEQERAKRGVEFASYSEMVARLQKDESAIGVADSLSRMTSLQRALVELDSALIEAQRWSDSCRLKIPEVVFRNGDYLTRLWKSSGFNVRSTDKDEEVRMLFREEAVKNLVTPLAPEVIGQYAQALLTAREVGLAEPWRSRAEQGYAATLDTLLSQYVEQVNLAQSRLDRYIGQYETMLPRGGNAKSPQGFYPDEMGGIILDQIEYVNAFLGDLLAAYRLTLDTLASYHLPYGFGEQANNKALGYLLEKANQFQRYIEDARRRHEQYAAKYDETSEIHWDDAAVAFEDAAGNFATYEAALLEGAFQLRQDYALSGETGIEIMHRLIALNPDRYAAMAGIAAQQNAIVTDARWKIWAESVDGFQDVQFDDGEWLASVESRFPGGSAFGILDSLGARSIWFSRERPLPVTQVIEVPVETPPPAETPAPVESSSDTTGSDSIAGEATEMDMLSLEESAESDTSGGSGEDAMPEDTLASAGETPTTTPAPFTPPPPERRTIEVIPPEEEALYRLWMESDSAGVRRYWFRRTFALEEKPTSGRVWATADDNYSLFVNGTYVSEDKPDEVDWQMVDEINITDYLQVGRNVIAFEASDVDATRYGLLAGLIYEVVPDLQKQLSSVVDRARQEDLRRKSESAAWLRFAGTPKTPQATPETVAISVTPAPGEELSTPPRPAVEKPTPEQLHDFRVNIRNKLR